The DNA segment GATGGCTCCCATGCCCTCGCCAATTATCAAGCTCGTGGCTTTGTGCCGTATCGTAGCGTTAGCGCGGAAGTATGGCTATGAGGCTACATCACGCAGCGGCTGGATCAGCCTACCCGATGCATGTTATTGAGCTATGTGCAGGCGGCGGTGGGCAAGCACTAGGGATAGAACAAGCTGGCTTTATGCATGCCGCAGCACTTGATAGAGACAAGCACTGCTGTGATACACTGCGACTAAATCGTCCGCATTGGAATGTGATTGAAGCCAACCTTGTGGATTTTAATGGCAGCTCTTATGCTGGCGTAGATCTCCTCGCGGCGGGGTTGCCGTGTCCGCCCTTCTCGGTTGCGGGGAAGCAGCTTGGTGAACGTGATGAGCGCAATCTATTCCCGGATGCCCTGCGTATTGTTGATGAAGTCCGCCCCAAAGCCGTCATCTTTGAGAATGTGCGCGGACTATTGCATCCGGTATTCGCCCCATACCGCGTTCATATTGATACCTACCTCTCCAAGCTGGGGTATACTCCGGCTTGGAGACTGCTCTATGCGGCAGATTTCGGTGTGCCGCAACTGCGCCCGCGCGTTGTGTGTGTAGCCCTACGCCATGCATTCGCAGATACCTTTCGCTGGCCTCAGAAACTTCCCTATGAACCACCGACAGTTGGGGCTATCCTCTATGATCTGATGAGTGTGCGGGGTTGGCGCGGAGCGAGTGCATGGAGCCAGCAAGCGAATACAATTGCCCCCACAATTGTTGGTGGTTCCTTAAAGCACGGAGGCCCTGATCTCGGTCCTTCCCGTGCTCGTCAAGCGTGGGCTGCGCTAGGGGTGGATGGTCTCGGCATTGGGGATGAACCTCCCGCCCCCGATTTTGTGGGTATGCCGCGGCTCACAGTACGCATGGTTGCCCGTTTACAAGGCTTCCCTGATGATTGGCATTTTGCGGGACGAAAGACTGCTGCATACCGTCAAGTGGGTAATGCATTCCCCCCTCCAGTTGCCTGCGCGGTTGCCCGACAAGTTTATGCGTGTCTCACATCGCAACGGTACGTGCAGATACCAGTGGAGGTAGAAGCATGACTGCCGAGCCAGTCTTTGGGCAACTGCGGCGGGCGTTTCATCAGGAACTGCTTCAGTCCATCCTGCGTACCGATACTCAGCGTGTTCCTAGCAACGCCGACAAAGATAGTGTCCTGAGTGTGCAGATTGCTACCGGTATTCTGCATCGTCTTGGTGAAAACAGGAGCGGAACCCGTCTCGCCGGACAGATCGCAGGCAAACAGTTTGAGGTCATTTGTGCCGATTATCTGCGAATTGCCTTACAGTATGTGCAGCATCTCTTGCCGGGCACATGGGAAGTTACCCACAAGATTGGGGGTGGGCGTTTAGCAATTGCCCAATTTGAACAATATGCCCATCTTGCAGCTTTGGACGAAGCGATAAAAGCCACGCCATTTCTTGCCGCAATTGTTGGCAGCGACTATTTGATAAGACCAGATATTGTCGTGCTGCGTTATCCTT comes from the [Chlorobium] sp. 445 genome and includes:
- a CDS encoding DNA (cytosine-5-)-methyltransferase translates to MHVIELCAGGGGQALGIEQAGFMHAAALDRDKHCCDTLRLNRPHWNVIEANLVDFNGSSYAGVDLLAAGLPCPPFSVAGKQLGERDERNLFPDALRIVDEVRPKAVIFENVRGLLHPVFAPYRVHIDTYLSKLGYTPAWRLLYAADFGVPQLRPRVVCVALRHAFADTFRWPQKLPYEPPTVGAILYDLMSVRGWRGASAWSQQANTIAPTIVGGSLKHGGPDLGPSRARQAWAALGVDGLGIGDEPPAPDFVGMPRLTVRMVARLQGFPDDWHFAGRKTAAYRQVGNAFPPPVACAVARQVYACLTSQRYVQIPVEVEA
- a CDS encoding type II restriction endonuclease; its protein translation is MTAEPVFGQLRRAFHQELLQSILRTDTQRVPSNADKDSVLSVQIATGILHRLGENRSGTRLAGQIAGKQFEVICADYLRIALQYVQHLLPGTWEVTHKIGGGRLAIAQFEQYAHLAALDEAIKATPFLAAIVGSDYLIRPDIVVLRYPFHDREINHNTAEPLVNETIARRTIMRAANTTQPLLQASISCKWTLRSDRAQNARAEALNLIRNRKGHLPHIAVITGEPMPSRIASLALGTGDIDCVYHFALDELRESLTELNMTDAVKSLQTMLDGQRLRDISDLPFDLIG